The Nocardia arthritidis genome has a window encoding:
- a CDS encoding phosphotransferase family protein has protein sequence MADDSDPSQRRQLTTSDRDLDVLADDLARWLDSRVSADHPPKISALSRPQSGGMSSSSVLFDAEWSVDGRLESGSFVARMAPEADDFPVFETYDLARQYKVMAGVAEACDVPMPELCWLETDENPLGTPFLVMRRVDGRVPADNPPYVFFGWLFDATPEERARLTAETVAVLAKIHAIPDPAARFPMLAGPGQALRKHVEAQRAWYRWALAADGYRIPLIERTFDWLDAHWPADPGPDVLSWGDSRPGNIIYREFEPAAILDWEMAALGPRELDIAWLIFIHRFFQDIATRFDQPGLPDFLRRADVVAKYEELTGYTVRDLDWYLVYAALRHAIVMARVKRRMIHFGEDTDVPDRDDYVMHRASLEALLDGTYEWD, from the coding sequence ATGGCCGACGATTCCGACCCGTCACAGCGGCGGCAACTCACCACGAGCGACCGCGATCTCGACGTCCTCGCCGACGATCTGGCCCGCTGGCTCGACTCGCGGGTCTCGGCCGACCATCCGCCGAAGATCTCGGCGCTGTCCCGGCCGCAGTCCGGCGGGATGTCGAGTTCGTCGGTGCTGTTCGACGCCGAATGGAGCGTGGACGGGCGGCTCGAGAGCGGCTCGTTCGTCGCCAGGATGGCGCCGGAGGCGGATGACTTCCCGGTCTTCGAAACCTACGATCTGGCAAGACAATACAAGGTGATGGCCGGGGTCGCCGAGGCCTGCGACGTGCCGATGCCGGAACTGTGCTGGCTGGAGACCGACGAAAACCCGCTCGGCACACCGTTTCTGGTGATGCGACGGGTGGACGGCCGAGTGCCCGCCGACAATCCGCCCTACGTCTTCTTCGGCTGGCTGTTCGACGCGACACCCGAGGAACGGGCCCGGCTCACCGCCGAGACCGTCGCGGTGCTCGCGAAGATCCACGCGATACCCGATCCGGCGGCCCGCTTCCCGATGCTCGCGGGCCCCGGCCAGGCGCTGCGCAAACATGTCGAGGCGCAGCGCGCCTGGTACCGGTGGGCGCTGGCCGCCGACGGCTATCGAATCCCGTTGATAGAGCGGACATTCGACTGGCTGGACGCGCACTGGCCCGCCGATCCGGGGCCGGACGTGCTGAGCTGGGGCGATTCCCGGCCCGGCAATATCATCTACCGTGAATTCGAGCCCGCCGCGATCCTGGACTGGGAGATGGCCGCGCTCGGCCCGCGCGAACTCGATATCGCCTGGCTCATCTTCATTCACCGCTTCTTCCAGGACATCGCGACCCGCTTCGACCAGCCGGGCCTGCCCGACTTCCTGCGCCGCGCCGATGTCGTCGCGAAATACGAAGAGCTGACCGGATATACGGTGCGCGACCTGGACTGGTACCTGGTCTACGCGGCGCTGCGGCACGCCATCGTGATGGCCAGGGTCAAGCGCAGGATGATCCATTTCGGCGAGGACACCGACGTACCCGACCGCGACGACTATGTGATGCACCGGGCGAGCCTGGAGGCACTGCTCGACGGAACCTACGAATGGGACTGA
- a CDS encoding DUF2293 domain-containing protein, translating to MSKLRRRVAEAAEAALAQRKYVCAIDVFTGIRWLHSSDVDRWRQGRVDSLERVAAVDGRKLRDAADLLGDWAREQGLTPSETAYLSGGRDRLALKFLDDQDDSVFRIHWLSPELSPARRKQLIERQNKAPDLVVIAAVEPWTCTECSETGAYLITSTAGPLCLTCADLDHLEFLPAGDAALSRRAKKESTLAAIVVQFNRRRRRHERLGILVEEQALARAEELCLADEEARLRRRERDRVRRAEQDVEFAGQMAAEIRRLFPRCPADRATRIAEHAALRGSGRVGRSAAAKVLAAEAVTLAVIASVRHLDTEYDRLLMQGVPRMEARAAIRADLDRVLDSWRA from the coding sequence ATGTCCAAGCTCCGGCGGCGGGTGGCCGAGGCCGCGGAAGCGGCGCTGGCTCAACGGAAGTATGTTTGCGCGATCGATGTGTTCACCGGGATCCGGTGGCTGCACTCCAGCGATGTCGACCGATGGCGGCAGGGGCGGGTGGATTCGCTGGAGCGGGTGGCCGCGGTGGACGGGCGCAAACTGCGCGACGCCGCCGACCTACTCGGCGACTGGGCGCGCGAACAAGGACTGACGCCGAGCGAAACGGCCTACCTGTCCGGCGGGCGCGATCGGCTGGCACTCAAATTCCTTGATGATCAGGACGATTCGGTATTCCGGATCCACTGGCTGTCACCCGAGCTGAGCCCGGCCCGGCGCAAGCAGTTGATCGAGCGGCAGAACAAGGCGCCCGATCTGGTCGTCATCGCCGCGGTCGAGCCGTGGACCTGCACCGAATGCTCCGAAACCGGCGCGTACCTGATCACCTCGACCGCCGGGCCGCTCTGCCTGACCTGCGCCGACCTGGACCACCTCGAATTCCTGCCCGCCGGCGACGCGGCGCTGAGCCGCCGGGCCAAGAAGGAAAGCACCCTCGCGGCGATCGTCGTCCAATTCAACCGGCGGCGGCGCAGGCACGAGCGGCTCGGCATCCTCGTCGAGGAACAGGCGCTGGCCAGGGCCGAGGAACTGTGCCTCGCCGATGAGGAGGCGCGGCTGCGCCGCCGGGAACGCGACCGGGTGCGCCGCGCCGAACAGGATGTCGAATTCGCCGGGCAGATGGCGGCCGAGATCCGGCGGCTGTTCCCGCGCTGTCCCGCCGACCGCGCCACCCGGATCGCCGAACACGCGGCGCTGCGCGGCAGTGGGCGGGTCGGCCGCAGCGCCGCCGCCAAAGTACTTGCGGCAGAGGCGGTTACCCTCGCGGTTATCGCCTCGGTGCGCCATCTCGACACCGAATACGACCGGCTGCTGATGCAGGGCGTACCGCGGATGGAGGCGCGCGCCGCCATCCGCGCCGACCTCGATCGCGTACTCGACTCGTGGCGCGCCTGA
- a CDS encoding EI24 domain-containing protein: MRDLGLGFGYLVRGQRWVANHGRWFGFGLLPGLLALVLYIAALVGLAYGADDFVTWATPFANHWSASGLFRGFLAVLLWILALFLAIITFTAVTLVLGQPFYEALSEHVDKSLDGAAPESGLSVWRELWIGIRDGIRVVVRAAVWGVLLFVAGFLPVVGQTVVPLLGLGVTGFFLTQELTAVAMLRRRVELREQLTLLRSRRMLVWGFGIPLAAVFLVPFVAVLLMPGAVAGATMLARELTGGREYVPTHPASGA, translated from the coding sequence GTGCGCGATCTGGGGTTGGGGTTCGGCTATTTGGTACGCGGCCAGCGGTGGGTGGCGAACCACGGCCGCTGGTTCGGGTTCGGGCTGCTGCCCGGTTTGCTCGCGCTGGTGCTCTATATCGCCGCGCTGGTCGGATTGGCTTACGGCGCGGACGATTTCGTCACCTGGGCGACGCCCTTCGCGAATCACTGGTCCGCCAGTGGGCTGTTCCGCGGCTTCCTGGCCGTACTGCTGTGGATTCTGGCCCTGTTCCTGGCGATCATCACCTTCACCGCGGTGACGCTGGTGCTCGGCCAGCCGTTCTACGAGGCCCTTTCCGAACACGTCGACAAATCCCTCGACGGCGCGGCGCCCGAATCGGGCCTGTCGGTCTGGCGGGAATTGTGGATCGGGATCCGCGACGGCATCCGCGTCGTCGTCCGTGCGGCCGTCTGGGGTGTGCTGCTCTTCGTCGCCGGCTTCCTGCCGGTCGTCGGTCAGACGGTGGTCCCGCTGCTCGGCCTCGGCGTCACCGGATTCTTCCTCACCCAGGAACTCACCGCGGTGGCGATGCTGCGCAGGCGCGTCGAATTGCGCGAACAGCTGACCCTGCTGCGATCACGACGAATGCTGGTGTGGGGCTTCGGGATTCCGCTCGCCGCGGTATTCCTGGTGCCGTTCGTCGCGGTACTGCTGATGCCCGGCGCCGTCGCCGGGGCCACCATGCTGGCCCGCGAGCTGACCGGCGGGCGCGAATATGTCCCCACGCACCCCGCATCGGGTGCGTGA
- a CDS encoding PPOX class F420-dependent oxidoreductase — MAQQERRSVRIARATYRLTDLIRDRRAFDVADYPPTGRDFAGFGSTRQCLLITFRRSGAAMPSPMNFGIADGKIYMRTELGSAKVRRLRADPRVVLVPCDFRGKPKGAAVAALGRLLSEAEAAAADAVIAANWSAPMRMVERGLERASEQLDMPLAYLEFTPA; from the coding sequence ATGGCGCAACAGGAACGCCGGAGCGTGCGAATCGCCAGGGCGACATACCGTTTGACCGATCTGATCCGGGATCGCCGGGCTTTCGATGTCGCGGATTATCCGCCCACCGGCCGGGATTTCGCCGGGTTCGGATCGACGCGGCAGTGCCTGTTGATCACCTTCCGGCGGTCGGGTGCGGCGATGCCATCGCCGATGAATTTCGGTATCGCCGACGGAAAGATCTACATGCGGACCGAGCTGGGTTCGGCGAAGGTCCGTCGCCTGCGCGCCGATCCGCGGGTGGTGTTGGTGCCGTGCGACTTTCGCGGCAAGCCGAAAGGTGCGGCCGTCGCAGCCCTCGGCCGCCTGCTGTCCGAAGCCGAGGCCGCGGCGGCCGACGCGGTGATCGCGGCGAATTGGAGTGCGCCGATGCGGATGGTGGAGCGCGGTCTGGAACGGGCGAGCGAACAGCTCGACATGCCGCTCGCCTATCTCGAATTCACACCGGCGTAA
- a CDS encoding ADP-ribosylglycohydrolase family protein: MLVELAVGDAYGAGFEYADPEFVARHNNLTHYVQHPTHLTVLPGSYTDDTQMTLAVAELLASGEPWTEERLADHFVRVYHRDRRDGYASGFQRFLDTVHSGAEFLRRIRPDSDKSGAAMRSAPIGLLPTVADVLHHARVQARITHDTPDGIAAAQAAALAVHYCHRQLGPVAGVADWVGAQLGERWTQPWRGKVGSKGWMSVRAALTALTKGGDLSEILRTSVAFTGDVDTVATIALGAAARSPEIAQNLPEGLVAGLENGTYGRDYLRELETRLLAALG, translated from the coding sequence ATGCTGGTCGAGTTGGCGGTCGGCGACGCGTACGGTGCCGGTTTCGAGTACGCCGACCCGGAATTCGTTGCGCGGCATAACAATCTGACGCATTACGTACAACACCCGACCCACCTGACCGTGCTGCCCGGTTCATATACCGACGACACCCAGATGACTCTCGCAGTCGCGGAACTGCTCGCTTCGGGCGAGCCATGGACCGAGGAGCGGCTGGCGGACCACTTCGTACGGGTCTACCACCGCGATCGGCGCGACGGATACGCCAGCGGCTTCCAACGCTTCCTCGACACGGTGCACAGCGGCGCGGAGTTCCTGCGGCGGATCCGGCCGGACAGCGACAAAAGCGGCGCCGCAATGCGATCCGCGCCGATCGGGCTGCTGCCGACCGTAGCCGACGTCCTGCATCACGCGCGCGTCCAAGCCCGGATCACGCACGACACACCCGACGGAATAGCCGCGGCCCAGGCGGCCGCGCTGGCCGTGCACTACTGCCATCGGCAGCTCGGTCCGGTCGCCGGGGTCGCGGACTGGGTGGGCGCGCAGCTCGGCGAGCGCTGGACGCAACCGTGGCGCGGTAAGGTCGGGTCGAAGGGGTGGATGAGTGTCCGGGCCGCGCTCACGGCCCTCACCAAAGGCGGTGATCTGAGCGAAATCCTGCGCACCAGTGTTGCTTTCACCGGCGATGTGGACACGGTTGCGACCATCGCGCTCGGCGCCGCGGCGCGCTCGCCCGAGATCGCCCAGAATCTACCGGAGGGGTTGGTCGCCGGTTTGGAGAACGGGACGTACGGCCGGGATTACCTGCGTGAGTTGGAAACCCGGTTGCTCGCGGCACTCGGTTGA
- a CDS encoding nuclear transport factor 2 family protein, whose product MHPFRAAVEARDHAAIEALLADEVVFTSPVAFKPYPGKAITAAILRAVIDVFEDFRYVREIADGRDHAFVFEATVDGKQLTGCDFLHFDADGRIDDFMVMVRPLSAAQALAERMGEQFERIKAEAARG is encoded by the coding sequence ATGCATCCCTTCCGAGCGGCCGTCGAGGCCCGCGACCATGCCGCGATCGAAGCGTTGCTGGCCGATGAGGTGGTGTTCACCAGTCCCGTCGCGTTCAAGCCGTACCCGGGCAAGGCGATCACCGCGGCCATACTGCGTGCCGTCATCGACGTGTTCGAGGACTTCCGCTACGTACGGGAGATCGCCGACGGGCGCGACCACGCCTTCGTATTCGAGGCGACGGTCGATGGCAAGCAGTTGACCGGCTGCGACTTCCTGCACTTCGACGCGGACGGCAGGATCGACGACTTCATGGTCATGGTCCGTCCGCTGTCGGCCGCACAGGCGCTGGCCGAGCGGATGGGGGAGCAGTTCGAGCGGATCAAAGCCGAGGCGGCTCGCGGGTGA
- the cobO gene encoding cob(I)yrinic acid a,c-diamide adenosyltransferase: MPKGVPETVPDDGLTTRQRRNQPVLAVHTGPGKGKSTAAFGMALRAWNQGFDVAVFQFVKSAKWKVGEEAAFRTLGRLHAETGAGGPVEWHKMGEGWSWTRKQGTDEDHAAAALAGWREISRRLAAEQHRFYVLDEFTYPLKWGWVEVAEVVETLRDRPGNQHVVITGRDAPQALLDVADLVTEMTKVKHPMDAGRKGQRGIEW; this comes from the coding sequence ATGCCTAAAGGAGTGCCGGAGACGGTCCCGGACGACGGGTTGACCACGCGGCAGCGGCGCAATCAGCCGGTGCTCGCCGTGCATACCGGGCCGGGCAAGGGCAAGTCGACGGCCGCGTTCGGGATGGCGCTGCGCGCCTGGAACCAGGGCTTCGATGTCGCGGTCTTCCAATTCGTGAAGAGCGCGAAATGGAAGGTGGGGGAGGAGGCGGCATTTCGCACCCTCGGGCGGCTGCACGCGGAAACCGGCGCGGGCGGCCCGGTGGAGTGGCACAAGATGGGCGAGGGTTGGTCGTGGACGCGTAAGCAGGGCACCGACGAGGACCATGCCGCCGCCGCACTCGCCGGATGGCGCGAGATCTCCCGCAGGCTCGCCGCCGAACAGCACCGCTTCTATGTGCTCGACGAGTTCACCTACCCGTTGAAATGGGGCTGGGTCGAGGTGGCCGAGGTCGTCGAGACACTGCGCGACCGGCCGGGTAACCAGCACGTCGTCATCACGGGACGCGATGCGCCACAGGCACTTTTGGATGTGGCCGATCTGGTCACCGAGATGACCAAGGTCAAACACCCGATGGATGCCGGGCGCAAGGGGCAGCGGGGTATCGAGTGGTGA
- a CDS encoding GNAT family N-acetyltransferase produces the protein MMSTVALKRSWAEDLDTATLYQLLKLRVEVFVVEQKCAYPELDGFDLLPRTRHFWLDDEGEVVATLRLLEERENGVKTYRIGRLCTAAPYRGHGYTTRLVKAALAEVGSATVRLSAQSYLTDMYAKHGFKVDGEEFDDDGIMHTPMRKG, from the coding sequence ATGATGTCAACGGTTGCTCTCAAACGGTCGTGGGCCGAGGATCTCGATACCGCCACCCTCTACCAGCTGTTGAAACTTCGCGTCGAGGTGTTCGTCGTCGAGCAGAAGTGTGCGTATCCGGAGTTGGACGGATTCGACCTACTGCCGCGGACCAGGCACTTCTGGCTCGACGACGAGGGTGAGGTCGTCGCGACCCTCCGGTTGCTGGAGGAGCGCGAAAACGGTGTGAAGACCTACCGGATCGGTCGGCTGTGCACCGCGGCCCCGTATCGCGGGCACGGGTACACCACCCGGCTGGTGAAGGCGGCGCTGGCCGAAGTCGGTTCGGCCACAGTGCGTTTGAGCGCGCAGTCCTACCTGACGGATATGTACGCCAAGCACGGGTTCAAGGTCGACGGCGAGGAATTCGACGACGACGGCATCATGCACACGCCGATGCGCAAGGGCTGA
- a CDS encoding cobalamin biosynthesis protein, translating to MTGVERGSGRSPRVGAVSDPDSLPPRRIELAVGLGLRAGVSADRIIGAIREVAGDGVVAVIATIDRRAEEPGICDAAAYFGVPVLRYSAAEMAAVPVPNPSERVGSAVGTGSVAEAAALLAGGGPLLTAKRVVDGVTVATARCVRLDPGD from the coding sequence ATGACGGGCGTTGAACGCGGATCGGGCCGGTCTCCCCGGGTCGGGGCGGTGTCTGACCCGGACTCCTTGCCGCCAAGGCGAATCGAGCTCGCGGTAGGGCTGGGGCTGCGTGCGGGAGTCTCGGCAGATCGCATCATCGGTGCGATTCGAGAGGTAGCGGGTGATGGCGTGGTCGCTGTCATCGCGACGATCGACCGGCGGGCGGAGGAGCCCGGAATATGCGACGCGGCAGCGTATTTCGGTGTTCCGGTGCTGCGATACAGCGCGGCGGAAATGGCAGCTGTCCCGGTGCCCAATCCGTCCGAGCGGGTAGGTTCGGCCGTCGGCACCGGAAGTGTCGCGGAAGCGGCCGCGCTACTGGCGGGCGGTGGTCCGCTGCTGACCGCCAAACGTGTCGTCGACGGTGTCACGGTGGCGACGGCGCGCTGCGTCCGGCTCGATCCCGGCGATTGA
- a CDS encoding VWA domain-containing protein, with product MRADGEPGFPFSAVVGQERLQLALILCAVHPGIGGVLVRGEKGTAKSTVVRALAQLLPPVVDEAGARPARLVELPVGATEDRVVGSLDLERVLRDGEQAFRPGLLAAAHHGVLYVDEVNLLHDHLVDVLLDAAAMGRVHVERDGVSHSHPARFVLVGTMNPEEGELRPQLLDRFGLTVDVAASRDVDVRVAVVRARLDYEADPFGFAERYAAADHEVAERILIARARLAGVLLDDVELRRIAALCASFDVDGMRADLVVARAATAHAAWRGGDRVTEDDVRVAAELALPHRRRRDPFDEPGISEEQLDEAMRDAAAEAERASTPDSAEPRDDSRPHADDGADAPDDLGSDGSDGPDNRGPDSPPDGPERNGPDDRGPDSPPDGPEGNGPDDRGPGTPPDGPDDDGPDDRGPDGPRGRSRESRTGAAKSAPVAAPRWQVPGVGEGAPGRRSRAQTRNGRVVRSSTDAGSGLHLLGTVFAAAPHQRARGRLGGPLELTAEDLRGAYREGREGNLIVFVVDASGSMAARDRLSAVTGAVVALLRDAYQRRDKVAVITVRGATAELALPPTSSVDIAVRRLSGMRTGGKTPLAAGLLKAREVVHRERVRDPRRRPMLVLLTDGRATGGADPVPRARAAAGLLARDGVTSIVVDCERGMIRLGLAADLARDLRGDYLRLTELTGDTVADLVRTGSAGQATLFADRAA from the coding sequence ATGCGCGCCGACGGTGAACCCGGATTCCCGTTCTCGGCGGTGGTCGGGCAGGAGCGGTTGCAGCTGGCGCTGATTTTGTGCGCGGTGCATCCCGGGATCGGCGGGGTGCTGGTGCGCGGGGAGAAGGGGACGGCCAAGTCGACGGTGGTGCGGGCGCTGGCCCAGCTGCTGCCGCCGGTGGTGGACGAGGCGGGGGCGCGGCCCGCGCGGCTGGTCGAACTGCCGGTCGGCGCCACCGAGGACCGGGTGGTCGGCTCGCTGGATCTCGAGCGGGTGCTGCGCGACGGGGAGCAGGCGTTCCGGCCCGGATTGCTGGCGGCCGCACATCACGGCGTGCTGTACGTCGACGAGGTGAATCTGCTGCACGACCATCTGGTGGACGTGCTGCTCGACGCGGCCGCGATGGGCCGGGTGCACGTCGAACGCGATGGTGTCTCGCATTCGCATCCGGCGCGATTCGTGCTGGTGGGCACCATGAATCCGGAAGAGGGCGAACTGCGGCCGCAGCTGCTGGACCGATTCGGGCTCACCGTCGACGTCGCCGCGTCGCGCGATGTCGACGTGCGCGTCGCGGTGGTGCGCGCGCGACTGGACTACGAGGCCGATCCGTTCGGCTTCGCCGAACGCTATGCCGCCGCGGATCACGAAGTCGCCGAACGCATTCTGATCGCGCGAGCCCGGTTGGCCGGTGTGCTGCTCGACGATGTGGAGCTACGCAGGATCGCGGCGCTGTGCGCGTCCTTCGACGTCGACGGCATGCGGGCCGACCTGGTGGTGGCTCGGGCGGCGACCGCGCATGCCGCATGGCGCGGCGGCGACCGGGTCACCGAGGACGATGTGCGGGTGGCGGCGGAATTGGCGCTGCCGCACCGGCGCAGGCGCGATCCGTTCGACGAGCCGGGCATCAGTGAGGAACAGCTCGACGAGGCGATGCGCGATGCGGCGGCCGAGGCGGAGCGGGCTTCCACGCCGGATTCCGCTGAGCCTCGAGATGATTCGAGACCTCATGCTGACGACGGGGCCGACGCGCCCGACGACCTGGGATCCGACGGGTCCGATGGCCCGGATAATCGCGGACCCGATTCGCCGCCCGATGGTCCCGAGCGAAATGGCCCCGATGATCGCGGACCCGATTCTCCGCCCGATGGTCCCGAGGGCAATGGCCCGGACGACCGTGGGCCCGGTACTCCGCCCGACGGCCCCGATGACGATGGCCCGGACGATCGCGGACCCGACGGCCCGCGTGGGCGTTCTCGCGAAAGTCGTACTGGGGCAGCGAAATCCGCGCCGGTGGCCGCGCCCCGCTGGCAGGTGCCCGGTGTCGGCGAAGGCGCACCGGGCCGTCGGTCGCGGGCGCAGACACGCAACGGCCGGGTCGTACGCTCCAGTACCGACGCCGGTTCCGGTCTGCATCTGCTCGGCACCGTATTCGCCGCCGCGCCGCATCAGCGGGCACGCGGCAGGCTCGGCGGGCCGCTCGAACTGACCGCCGAGGATCTGCGCGGCGCGTATCGCGAAGGGCGCGAAGGGAATCTGATCGTCTTCGTGGTCGACGCCTCGGGTTCGATGGCGGCCCGCGACCGGCTCTCGGCGGTGACCGGCGCGGTGGTCGCGCTGCTGCGCGACGCCTACCAGCGCCGAGACAAGGTCGCCGTCATCACGGTGCGCGGCGCGACGGCCGAATTGGCGCTGCCGCCGACGTCTTCGGTGGATATCGCGGTGCGCAGGCTGTCGGGTATGCGCACCGGCGGCAAGACGCCGTTGGCCGCCGGACTGCTGAAGGCGCGTGAGGTGGTGCACCGCGAGCGGGTGCGCGATCCGCGCCGACGCCCGATGCTGGTGCTGCTCACCGACGGTCGCGCTACCGGAGGAGCCGATCCGGTGCCGCGCGCTCGGGCCGCGGCGGGTTTGCTCGCGCGTGACGGCGTCACCTCCATCGTGGTCGACTGCGAACGCGGCATGATCCGCCTCGGTCTCGCCGCCGACCTCGCCCGCGACCTGCGCGGCGACTACCTGCGCCTGACGGAGTTGACCGGCGATACCGTCGCCGATCTGGTCCGCACCGGATCCGCCGGGCAGGCAACGCTTTTCGCGGACCGGGCCGCGTGA
- a CDS encoding cobyrinate a,c-diamide synthase, whose translation MTVPAVVIAAPASGSGKTTVATGLIGALRRAGHRVAPFKVGPDYIDPGYHGLAAGRPGRNLDPVLVGAERVVPLYRHGAHGCDIAVVEGVMGLFDGRIDENVAGPVAEGSTAQVAGLLGAPVVLVVDARGHSQSLAALLHGFVTFDSSVRLGGVILNRVGSERHEQVLRAACDRVGLPVLGSLPRMSELEVPSRHLGLIPAVEHGTAATAAVDAMTELVAAHVDLATVATLAESAAEGQSWDPESELHALGDRTGTRHGYSAGSGSAVIRRDGAEFDTTDLNAERRGGGHGPTDPVAVWCGARGSGVADLTAMRRGSGESGHGDRALTGAGPAADFAPTIAMAGGRAFTFGYAEHRELLVAAGARVVVFDPLHDELPSDTAGLVLPGGFPEEHAAELSANTRLLTQVAEQARRGMPVHAECAGLLYLTRTLDSHPMAGIVDAAAEFGPRLTLGYREAVALADSPLWRAGERVRGHEFHRTRLIDSGADAQAWGWHSGSERIREGALVHRVHASYLHTHPAGNPEATMRFVAAAATYDAARADA comes from the coding sequence GTGACGGTTCCGGCGGTCGTGATCGCCGCGCCCGCGTCCGGCAGCGGGAAGACCACGGTGGCGACCGGGTTGATCGGGGCGCTGCGGCGGGCCGGGCACCGGGTCGCGCCGTTCAAGGTGGGGCCGGACTACATCGATCCCGGCTACCACGGTCTCGCGGCCGGGCGTCCCGGACGCAATCTCGATCCGGTGCTGGTCGGCGCCGAACGGGTGGTTCCGCTGTACCGGCACGGGGCGCACGGCTGCGATATCGCCGTCGTCGAGGGCGTGATGGGTCTGTTCGACGGGCGCATCGACGAAAATGTCGCTGGTCCGGTGGCCGAGGGGTCGACGGCGCAGGTCGCCGGGCTGCTCGGCGCGCCCGTCGTGTTGGTGGTCGACGCGCGCGGGCACAGCCAGAGCCTGGCGGCGCTGCTGCACGGGTTCGTGACCTTCGACAGTTCCGTCCGGCTCGGCGGGGTGATCCTGAACCGGGTAGGCAGCGAGCGACACGAACAGGTGTTGCGTGCCGCCTGCGACCGCGTCGGACTGCCGGTGCTCGGCTCGCTGCCGCGAATGAGCGAATTGGAGGTTCCGTCAAGGCATCTCGGACTCATCCCGGCCGTGGAACACGGTACCGCCGCGACCGCCGCGGTCGATGCGATGACGGAACTCGTTGCGGCGCATGTGGATCTGGCCACAGTCGCGACCTTGGCCGAATCTGCCGCCGAAGGGCAGAGCTGGGATCCGGAGTCTGAGCTGCACGCCCTCGGAGATCGCACGGGCACGCGGCATGGCTATTCGGCCGGATCCGGCTCGGCTGTAATTCGGCGCGATGGTGCGGAATTCGACACGACCGACCTGAACGCTGAACGGCGTGGTGGCGGCCATGGTCCGACCGATCCGGTCGCAGTATGGTGCGGTGCGCGTGGATCCGGCGTTGCCGACCTGACCGCTATGCGGCGCGGTAGCGGCGAATCCGGCCACGGTGATCGGGCGCTGACCGGGGCGGGACCCGCAGCGGATTTCGCGCCGACTATTGCGATGGCAGGCGGGCGCGCCTTCACCTTCGGCTATGCGGAGCATCGCGAACTGCTGGTCGCGGCGGGCGCGCGGGTTGTTGTCTTCGATCCGCTGCACGATGAATTGCCCAGTGATACGGCGGGTTTGGTGCTGCCCGGTGGATTCCCCGAGGAACACGCGGCCGAGCTCTCCGCGAACACGCGCCTGCTCACCCAGGTGGCGGAGCAGGCCCGGCGCGGTATGCCCGTCCATGCCGAGTGTGCGGGGCTGCTCTATCTGACCCGCACCCTGGACAGCCATCCGATGGCCGGAATCGTCGATGCCGCAGCAGAATTCGGTCCCAGGCTCACCCTCGGTTACCGAGAGGCCGTCGCTCTGGCCGATTCTCCGCTGTGGCGGGCTGGTGAACGGGTGCGTGGCCACGAATTCCATCGCACGCGGCTGATCGACTCCGGCGCGGATGCCCAGGCTTGGGGCTGGCATTCGGGCTCCGAACGCATCCGCGAGGGCGCGCTCGTGCATCGGGTGCACGCCTCTTACCTGCACACACACCCAGCCGGAAATCCGGAGGCGACAATGCGTTTCGTCGCCGCGGCTGCCACCTACGACGCCGCCCGCGCTGATGCCTGA